A window of the Henckelia pumila isolate YLH828 chromosome 3, ASM3356847v2, whole genome shotgun sequence genome harbors these coding sequences:
- the LOC140893530 gene encoding cytochrome P450 94C1-like, with translation MESMFSWAQSFHGSLFIVFLPLIAIIILFVTFFTLMKIRVSCSCEICKAYIESTWKAQFRNLCDWYTHLLKNSPTQTIHIHVLNNTVTANPDNVEYMLKTRFNNFPKGKPFSAILGDFLGRGIFNVDGDLWRSQRKMASFELGRVSIRTYAFEVARQEIDACLMPLLESVCSLNDTLDLQDVFGRFSFDFICKFSFGLDPKCLELSLPLSKFAVAFDLASKLSAERAMNAFPLVWKIKRVFNIGNEKKLRESIKILDILAQEVIKRRQSLDFSQKNDLLSRFMNNTNDDTYLRDIVISFLLAGRDTVTSALTSLFWLVANHPEVEAGILIEFERVLGPNQGFTSYEQIRQLHYLHASVYESMRLYPPVQFDSKFCLEDDIFPDGSCLTRGTRVTYHPYAMGRMEEIWGENCLEFKPERWLKDGVFFQENPFKYPVFQAGVRICLGKEMALVEIKSVVVSLLRRFRVEVVQPKESPRFSPGLTATFCDGLRVFIRDRSTSS, from the coding sequence ATGGAATCCATGTTTTCTTGGGCTCAGTCTTTTCATGGCTCCTTGTTCATCGTATTCTTACCTCTGATCGCCATTATAATATTGTTTGTAACCTTTTTCACCCTCATGAAAATTAGGGTTTCCTGCAGTTGTGAGATCTGTAAAGCATATATCGAATCCACTTGGAAAGCTCAGTTTCGGAATCTTTGCGATTGGTACACTCATTTGTTGAAAAATTCTCCGACTCAAACCATACATATCCATGTTCTGAACAACACAGTCACTGCAAATCCAGACAACGTTGAATATATGCTAAAAACAAGGTTTAATAATTTCCCGAAAGGGAAGCCTTTTTCTGCAATCTTGGGTGATTTCCTGGGACGAGGAATATTCAACGTGGATGGAGATTTGTGGAGATCTCAGAGGAAAATGGCGAGTTTCGAACTTGGTCGGGTCTCCATTCGGACCTACGCATTCGAAGTTGCTCGACAAGAAATCGATGCCTGTTTGATGCCCCTTTTGGAATCAGTATGTTCATTAAATGACACATTGGATTTACAAGATGTTTTTGGAAGATTTTCATTCGATTTCATCTGTAAGTTCTCGTTCGGGTTGGACCCCAAGTGTTTGGAGCTGTCGCTTCCGTTATCCAAGTTCGCAGTGGCCTTCGATTTAGCGTCCAAGCTTTCAGCAGAGAGAGCCATGAATGCTTTCCCACTCGTTTGGAAGATCAAAAGAGTTTTCAACATTGGAAATGAGAAAAAACTCAGAGAATCAATCAAGATTCTCGATATTTTAGCTCAAGAAGTCATCAAGAGGAGGCAAAGTTTGGATTTTTCTCAGAAAAATGATCTTTTATCAAGATTCATGAATAATACCAACGATGACACTTATCTTCGAGATATAGTCATAAGCTTCCTCTTAGCCGGCCGTGACACGGTGACTTCGGCCCTCACGAGTTTGTTCTGGCTAGTAGCCAATCACCCCGAGGTGGAGGCGGGTATCCTGATCGAGTTCGAAAGGGTTCTTGGTCCCAACCAAGGCTTTACAAGCTACGAACAGATTCGACAGCTCCACTATTTGCATGCATCCGTTTATGAAAGCATGAGACTATATCCACCAGTTCAATTCGACTCGAAGTTTTGTTTGGAGGACGATATTTTCCCTGATGGGAGTTGTTTGACAAGGGGAACTAGGGTCACTTACCATCCTTATGCAATGGGGAGAATGGAAGAGATTTGGGGTGAGAATTGCTTGGAATTTAAGCCTGAAAGATGGCTTAAAGATGGGGTTTTCTTCCAAGAAAACCCTTTCAAGTATCCTGTTTTTCAGGCCGGTGTTAGGATTTGCTTAGGCAAAGAAATGGCACTTGTGGAGATAAAAAGCGTGGTGGTCTCTTTGTTGCGTAGATTTCGAGTCGAAGTGGTACAGCCAAAGGAAAGTCCCAGGTTCTCACCTGGGCTTACTGCTACTTTTTGCGACGGTTTACGGGTTTTTATTCGAGATCGAAGCACTTCGTCTTAG